The DNA sequence TAATGAGGCAGAATAGAAATCACTCCGGCCCTCAAACGGTAAGAGTTGAAGACCCTTGGTATTGATATTTCGAAAATTAGATGAGTATAACGAGGTGTCATTTGCCTTAAAATAGATCTGATATTTAAGTACATAacattttctgttcacatttttcgttatttggtttgttttcgtatccaaaataattaataactaCAGGGAAACAACAATACATATTGTCTCAATAACCATAAACAAAGGGTAGTATTCCATTACAGAAAGCTTCAGATGTTAAAAGCTGTCAGGAATGCACAATGTTCACATGTAACTTCTTGGTAGAATAAACAGGAACACCGACAGCTATCGGTCGACCGATGGGCATATCTCGACACTACTGTTGGTGACCCGAATTCCATACCAACCAGCCCAGAACTGAGTGTCCTTTCCTCCATGAACAAATCGGATGTATCGCACACCAGGTCCATAATTCTTGAACACATGAGTCATCTGAAAAATTTAGAATTGAAAAGTAGATTTTTCTTTAGTTGTAATAAGTATGCTTTGAATATTAGGATTATTAGAATAATAAAAGGTGTGCTTCTCATTACAGGCTAAAGCCCTTTGGGTTTCCAACCACAACGGTAGAGCTTTGTACCTGTTCTTAACTGCGCTGTTTGTCTTTTCATCGTCTTttcaaatgtgtaaaataaaactaaaaacattcTGCAATATAAATTCTTGGAAACATCTGACAGTAAAATAAGACAGtaaaacccccccaaaaaaatgttaCACGCCCATGTACACTCATTGGGCAGTTCATTAGATACAACCACTTATTATCAGGTTTCTGACCGGATTCCCTCCAGAACCCACATTATTTGGGGCATAGATTCTGTTCCAAAGTGATATTGGTCCATACTGATGCTATGGCATCACGCCATTGCTGCAGACTGGACATTGATATTGCAAAAAGCACATTCCATCTCATCCAAAGATCAAAAGAATGGACTTTCCACTCAGTTTTCCATGTTGGTGATCGAGTGCCCACTGGAGTTGATGTTGATGTCTTGAACGTCTGTGTGATCCATGTCCGTGAACAGCATGGAGTAGCTAATAAACTGACCATTGAGTGTCTACTGGGAATTATCTAAACACATTTTACCTGATTCCATTTCTGATCATTCCACTGTTCAAAGATGACAGGAGCTGGATTAAACTTCTCAATTGTTTTCTTCTTATGATTCAGCAATTCCACACAGATCTCATATTGAGAACCACAGTCCCAGCGTGGAGCATACCTGATATGGACAAACACAGATGGTACAGTAATATTTCTCTGAAAACAGTAGAGTGGCAAAAAGTCAAAATTCCAATATTATGCTCACCAGTCAGATATTACAATGTCAGGTTGAAATTCATCCATGAAAGAAGGACTGTAACCCTCTTTCTCCAAGTGAATCAGCTGAAGCTTCAAACAGGGCCTGAAATGAACCAAAGCCAAGAGGACACATATTTATCATGGTAAATACAGCACCTTGAAAGCCATTACAATTAAATTTATTAGGCAAGACAACAAGAGAACTCTAAATTACATTGACCATCTTGCAGTATATAACTACTATcatccaaatgttttgtttggagttacaaaacaacacataaaacatCTGGATGTGAAAGAGGTGATATCTTCTCACTAGAAATATATGGAACAGTAATAGTTATATTAATATACTCACGATAAAGAAGTTAAAAATAATCTTTGGACAGTAGTATCAGGATGTGGCTCTCTCACTGGTTCTTCTCCCCATTTATCCCCTCCATTCGCTATTATTTGCCAGTCATTAAATTTATCTGTAAAAATACAGTAAGGGGTATTTAAAGTGTTGTTGATGGAGTTAATCACAGGACCCCTTCAAACAGAATGTAGACACTTCTCTCATCTCAATTCTTACCCTCTGCTTTGGGGTTCTTGATAAGATTACGTCTCTTTATAcacaagaaataaaacaaatgccaATCTTTGGGTAGCGTAGCGGCATCACATGGCAGGTACCCCTCTCTTCGGCACCTCTTTCTCCAAAGAGAATCACTGTCTACTAACTGTTTCCATTCTCGACACACCAGTCGACAGACGCACACCAATTGGTGTGGAGGAACATTCAGGAACATCTCCTCCAGGACTTCCAGGGGGAGCACAGGTAGCAAACCTGTAGACTAAACAATAGCATGAATATTTTCTTTAAGAGTAgagacaataaaaaataaaataaacacttgaagcCATAT is a window from the Esox lucius isolate fEsoLuc1 chromosome 12, fEsoLuc1.pri, whole genome shotgun sequence genome containing:
- the LOC105022393 gene encoding uncharacterized protein LOC105022393 (The RefSeq protein has 10 substitutions compared to this genomic sequence), with the protein product MKTAKMGSPQTTHEDSGYVNENSTGLLPVLPLEVLEEMFLNVPPHQLVCVCRLVCRGWKQLVDSDSLWRKRCRREGYLPCDAAKLPKGWRLFYFLCIKRRNLIKNPKAEDKFNDWQIIANGGDKWVIEPVREPHPDTTVQRLFITSYSPCLKLQLIHLEKEGYSPSFMDEFQPDIVISDWYAPRWDCGSQYEICVELLNHKKKTIEKFNPAPVIFEQWNDQKWNQMTHVFKNYGPGVRYIRFVHGGKDTQFWAGWYGIRVTNSSVEICPSVDR